Below is a window of Fulvitalea axinellae DNA.
AAGCCGAAGTGGGCGATAACGTCAAGATAAAGGTGGCTGGCGGAGTCCGGGATTTGGATACGCTGTTGGCCATGCGCGATATGGGCGCTTGCCGATTCGGAATAGGAAAGGAAGCGGCCATTAACATAATGGAATCGTTGGATGGAAAATCGAACGGCTATGCGTAAAGCGGTTTTGGCCTTTGATCTTGGGACTGGGGGATTGAAATCTTCCCTGGTCCTGGAGTCGGGCGAAGTCTTGCATTCCGAGTTTCGGGCGTATGAAACCGAGTATCCCGAAGACGGAATGCACGAGCAATCGCCGGAAGACTGGTGGGTTGCGTTGAAGGCATCGGTGAAAGGGCTGATGTCTTCCCCGAAAGCTTCGGGATGCGAAGTTGTCGCCGTTTCCACTTCCGGGCATAGCCTCGGAGTCGTGCCGATAGACGAAAACGGAAAACTGCTCCGCAACGCCGTGCCGATATGGTCTGACCGTCGGGCGGAAAGCGTGGCCGAAGAGGTTTTTAAGAATGAAAACGAAGATGAATGGTACGCCGTTACGGGTAATGGGTTTCCGAAAGGGCTTTATTCGGCTTTCAAAATGCTTTGGTTCAAAAAGCACGAGCCCGATCTGTATGATCGGACTTCGGTGTTTTTGGGCACGAAGGATTTTATAAACCTGCGTCTGTGCGGCGTAGCCTGTACCGATTATTCGGACGCCTCGGGAAGCGGTGTTTTTTCGCTTGAGGACTGGAAATACGATCTGGACCGGGCGGAGCGTTTCGGACTGGATACGGACAAATTGCCGAAAATCGTGTCGTCGGACAGCGTGTTGGGCGTTTTGTCTCCCGAAGTGGCGACGGAATTGGGCTTGGGCTCTGATGTGAAAGTAATTTGCGGAGGAGTCGATAATTCTTGTATGGCGCTGGGAGCCAGAGGTATAAAGAGCGGTAGGGTTTATACTTCGCTAGGCTCTTCGGCCTGGGTGGCCCTCACGTCCGACAAGCCCGTGATCGATTTGGAATACAAGCCTTACGTTTTCGCTCACGTGCTGAAAGGTTATTACAACTCGGCGACTTGTATTTTCTCGGCGGGAACAAGCCTGAATTGGGTGAAGAATCTGTTTTTCGACGATGATTCTTGTGTTGACCCTTACAGGGAAATGACCGAATCGGCTAAAAAATCAACGTTAGGTGCTAATGGAGTGATTTTCAATCCGAGTTTGGCCGGTGCGTCGAATCTGGAAAAAGGAGCGGAAGTGTTCGGTTCTTTTACGGGTTTGAAGCTAAAACACAAGCGGTCGGATATCTTCAGGGCGACGTTTGAGGGAATAGCGTTGAATTTGAAAATCGCCTTGGACGTATTGGAACAATGCGGTGAGGATATGCCGGAAATGCTTATTGTGGGCGGAGGCGCCAAGAATAAATTCTGGATGGATATCTTCGCTCAGGCTTATGCCAAAGAAGTAATTTTGAGTAAGATAAACCAAGAGGCGACGTCTTTGGGTGCCGCGGCTCTGGCTTTTGTCGCGTGCGGTATATGGAACGGTTACGATAAGATTGACGAAATCTGCAGCGTAGATTCCAGATTGGTTCCCGACCAAGAGTTATCGGAAGCTTACGGTCGTGTTTTGGAGCGTTTCAAAGAGCAACAAGTAGAGGCTTAGTCTGGGAGAGTTTCCCGGGCTATGCCCGCTTTTTTTGCTTAATAGAACGTTA
It encodes the following:
- a CDS encoding FGGY-family carbohydrate kinase, encoding MENRTAMRKAVLAFDLGTGGLKSSLVLESGEVLHSEFRAYETEYPEDGMHEQSPEDWWVALKASVKGLMSSPKASGCEVVAVSTSGHSLGVVPIDENGKLLRNAVPIWSDRRAESVAEEVFKNENEDEWYAVTGNGFPKGLYSAFKMLWFKKHEPDLYDRTSVFLGTKDFINLRLCGVACTDYSDASGSGVFSLEDWKYDLDRAERFGLDTDKLPKIVSSDSVLGVLSPEVATELGLGSDVKVICGGVDNSCMALGARGIKSGRVYTSLGSSAWVALTSDKPVIDLEYKPYVFAHVLKGYYNSATCIFSAGTSLNWVKNLFFDDDSCVDPYREMTESAKKSTLGANGVIFNPSLAGASNLEKGAEVFGSFTGLKLKHKRSDIFRATFEGIALNLKIALDVLEQCGEDMPEMLIVGGGAKNKFWMDIFAQAYAKEVILSKINQEATSLGAAALAFVACGIWNGYDKIDEICSVDSRLVPDQELSEAYGRVLERFKEQQVEA